The Candidatus Binatia bacterium genome includes a window with the following:
- a CDS encoding TetR/AcrR family transcriptional regulator translates to MANEEKNPDSEAQAYHHGRLKEALKTVALEIVQESGEKGLTFRELARRTGVTHTAPYAHYKNKDALLAAVAADGFRKLADRMDQAAADLDPDPLVQLAAVAQGYLQFAVEDAAYHEIVFGAEISVDRDDPELRAADDEAFNFVRRLFVSAQEAGAIRDLPPDKLTMILWASILGCAEALRMGVAQKRGIEDREELIHLLLDVMLGGLAPR, encoded by the coding sequence ATGGCAAATGAAGAAAAAAACCCGGATTCCGAGGCGCAGGCCTACCACCACGGGCGCCTCAAGGAGGCTCTCAAGACCGTCGCGCTAGAGATCGTGCAGGAGAGCGGCGAGAAAGGCCTGACCTTTCGGGAACTCGCCCGGCGCACCGGGGTCACGCACACCGCCCCGTATGCTCACTACAAGAACAAGGACGCGCTGCTTGCGGCTGTTGCCGCCGACGGTTTCCGCAAACTGGCCGACCGGATGGACCAGGCGGCCGCCGATCTCGATCCGGACCCTCTGGTCCAGTTGGCCGCGGTCGCGCAGGGCTATCTGCAGTTTGCCGTGGAGGATGCGGCTTACCACGAAATCGTCTTCGGGGCGGAAATCAGCGTCGACCGTGACGATCCGGAGCTGCGGGCCGCCGATGATGAAGCCTTTAATTTCGTGCGGCGGCTTTTTGTGTCGGCCCAGGAGGCAGGCGCGATCCGTGATCTGCCCCCCGACAAGCTCACGATGATTCTGTGGGCCTCGATCCTCGGCTGCGCCGAGGCCTTGCGGATGGGTGTTGCGCAGAAACGCGGCATCGAAGATCGCGAGGAATTGATCCATCTTCTGCTCGACGTCATGCTCGGCGGACTCGCACCGCGCTGA